From the Leptolyngbya sp. O-77 genome, one window contains:
- a CDS encoding polysaccharide biosynthesis/export family protein — MPQRVRPIAHRNNIRVNTALTVFISTIALPVISAIALPVAAQTSSTGTSSTGWTATPTSPAAPMTNVPAQVQPSPQPGLQPLMPLLPAAPQTDSPFTLQQPLPAAQSRDTYILGAGDAIRIDIFDVPEFSGQNGQYTILSDGSLNLPWIGNVSVQNMTLEQAANTLAQRYARYIDNPLITVTLLAPRPMRIGIIGQVNRPGIYTVNPATGATSQKQTVSTAIQAAGGITQLANVRAIEVRRPTPSGEHSITVDLWRFLQAGDISQDIALQDGDTVVIPQADSIDPTESAQIAAASFSPATINVNIVGEVMRPGTLALPPNVSLNQAIMAAGGFNRQRARQSEVSLIRLNPDGTVTKREVDIDFAASLNDATNPPLRSNDIIVVGRSSLASTSDFLNTLLSPLNGVFSIFRVFDGLGTLLAPSPRNP, encoded by the coding sequence GTGCCGCAGCGTGTCCGTCCAATCGCCCACCGCAACAATATCCGTGTTAATACGGCATTAACGGTTTTCATTAGCACTATTGCCCTGCCCGTCATTAGCGCCATCGCCCTCCCCGTCGCCGCGCAAACGTCTTCGACAGGCACGTCTTCGACAGGATGGACAGCAACCCCGACCTCTCCTGCTGCGCCGATGACAAACGTCCCAGCGCAGGTACAACCCTCGCCCCAACCGGGGTTGCAGCCCCTCATGCCGCTGTTGCCCGCCGCCCCGCAGACTGACTCGCCCTTTACCCTCCAGCAGCCCCTTCCTGCCGCCCAAAGCCGCGATACCTACATCCTGGGTGCAGGCGATGCCATTCGCATTGATATTTTCGACGTGCCAGAATTCAGCGGGCAGAATGGGCAATACACGATCCTGTCGGATGGCTCTCTGAACCTGCCCTGGATTGGCAATGTGTCGGTTCAAAACATGACGCTGGAGCAGGCCGCCAACACGCTGGCTCAGCGCTACGCCCGCTATATCGACAATCCGCTGATTACCGTGACGCTGCTGGCTCCTCGCCCGATGCGGATCGGCATCATCGGTCAGGTGAATCGCCCTGGAATTTATACGGTCAACCCAGCGACAGGCGCAACCTCCCAAAAGCAAACCGTTAGCACTGCTATCCAGGCGGCAGGGGGTATTACCCAACTGGCAAACGTGCGGGCGATCGAGGTGCGCCGCCCCACGCCCAGCGGAGAGCATAGCATCACGGTCGATCTGTGGCGATTCTTGCAGGCTGGCGACATTTCTCAGGACATTGCGCTGCAAGATGGCGATACGGTGGTGATTCCCCAGGCCGATTCCATTGACCCCACAGAGTCGGCTCAGATCGCCGCCGCTAGCTTTTCTCCGGCCACCATCAACGTCAACATCGTGGGTGAAGTAATGCGGCCAGGCACCCTTGCGCTGCCGCCGAATGTCTCGCTGAATCAGGCCATCATGGCAGCGGGCGGGTTTAATCGGCAGCGGGCGCGGCAGAGCGAAGTCAGCCTGATCCGGCTCAATCCTGACGGCACGGTGACGAAGCGAGAGGTAGATATTGATTTTGCGGCCAGCCTGAACGATGCCACCAATCCGCCGCTTCGCAGTAACGACATTATCGTGGTCGGGCGATCGTCCCTCGCGTCTACCTCGGATTTTTTGAATACGCTGCTCAGCCCGCTCAACGGCGTGTTTTCCATTTTTCGCGTGTTTGATGGGCTGGGTACTCTGCTGGCCCCGTCGCCCCGAAACCCCTAG
- a CDS encoding glycosyltransferase: MRRELHLQGITHVHAHFGTNSTTVAMLCHALGGPTYSFTVHGPEEFDRPEALLLPEKIRRAAGVVAISAFGRSQLMRWCEAADWRKIQVVHCGVDEEFLTQAATPVPETQQLVCVGRLSEQKGHLLLLEAIAPLAAEGIPFKLVLVGDGELRPQVEAAIAQYGLQSQVEITGWASSAEVRQHIVNSRALVLPSFAEGLPVVLMEALALARPVVSTYVAGIPELVESGRSGWLVPPGAVEDLTAALREVLLADSETLSAMGERGRSRVFQQHNAATEARKLATLFQQIETEARLSEAIAQPDLSQPIPEG; this comes from the coding sequence TTGCGGCGCGAGTTGCATCTCCAGGGAATTACGCATGTCCATGCTCATTTTGGTACGAACTCCACGACCGTAGCCATGTTGTGCCACGCGCTGGGCGGGCCGACCTACAGCTTTACGGTGCATGGCCCCGAAGAATTTGACCGACCAGAGGCGCTGCTGCTGCCCGAAAAAATCCGGCGGGCGGCAGGGGTCGTGGCGATCAGTGCCTTTGGCAGAAGTCAACTGATGCGCTGGTGCGAGGCTGCCGATTGGCGCAAGATTCAGGTGGTTCACTGCGGCGTGGATGAAGAATTTTTGACCCAGGCGGCGACCCCGGTTCCCGAAACGCAGCAATTGGTCTGCGTGGGGCGACTGAGTGAGCAAAAGGGGCACTTGCTGCTGCTGGAGGCGATCGCCCCCCTAGCGGCGGAGGGTATTCCCTTCAAGCTGGTGCTAGTGGGCGACGGCGAACTGCGTCCCCAGGTAGAGGCGGCCATCGCTCAGTACGGTCTACAGTCTCAGGTTGAAATTACGGGCTGGGCCAGCAGCGCTGAGGTGCGGCAGCATATCGTAAATTCTCGCGCCCTGGTGTTGCCCAGCTTTGCCGAGGGCCTGCCCGTCGTGCTGATGGAGGCGCTGGCGCTGGCGCGTCCGGTGGTGAGTACCTATGTGGCAGGCATTCCCGAACTGGTGGAGTCAGGGCGATCGGGCTGGCTGGTGCCGCCGGGCGCGGTCGAAGACCTGACGGCGGCGCTGCGAGAGGTGCTGCTAGCCGACTCGGAAACGCTAAGTGCGATGGGAGAACGGGGGCGATCGCGCGTGTTTCAGCAGCACAACGCTGCCACCGAAGCCCGCAAGCTAGCGACCCTGTTTCAGCAGATTGAAACCGAAGCGCGATTGTCCGAGGCGATCGCCCAACCCGACCTGTCTCAACCGATTCCCGAAGGCTAG
- a CDS encoding oligosaccharide flippase family protein: MDSSASLNRLALSGVIWTIAGYGASQIMRFGGNLILTRLLLPEYFGLMALVNIPIIGLQLFSDVGIIPSIVQNKRGDEPAFYNTAWTLQIVRGFGLWLFCLAIAYPTAQFYNEPRLLWLIPIVGLTTILNGFESTAVATLRRHVDLAKTIKFDAIMQAASLIFMIIWASFSPTIWALVGGNLVAAALRTARSFWLIPGYRNQLCWEKESLRDLFSFGRWIFISTALTFLATQADRLILGKYISITMLGIYTIAFTLSDIPRQVIGALGTKVIFPVVSRTADLPRPELRAKILKKRWLLLMGSALLLSGVVGFGDLFILMLYDNRYRDAAWMVPVMSFGLWHTLLYSTMNPCLLSVGKSVYGAWGNLLRFGAIALGIPLGFDMAGLWGGVLAITFSDLPMYGVVLYGLEKERLGCWRQDVQATAVFLGLLAAVLGLRLALGWGLPAFGGSV, from the coding sequence ATGGACTCTTCTGCCTCTCTCAACCGACTGGCCCTCAGCGGCGTGATCTGGACTATTGCAGGCTACGGAGCCAGCCAGATCATGCGCTTCGGCGGCAACCTGATTCTGACGCGGCTGCTGCTGCCAGAATATTTCGGACTGATGGCACTGGTAAATATTCCCATCATCGGGCTGCAACTGTTTTCCGATGTGGGCATCATTCCCAGCATTGTGCAAAACAAGCGCGGCGACGAGCCAGCCTTTTACAACACGGCCTGGACGCTGCAAATCGTGCGGGGCTTTGGACTGTGGCTGTTTTGTCTGGCGATCGCCTATCCCACCGCCCAGTTTTACAACGAGCCACGCCTGCTCTGGCTGATTCCCATCGTCGGGCTGACCACCATTCTCAATGGGTTTGAGTCTACCGCTGTTGCGACCCTGCGCCGCCACGTTGACCTGGCCAAGACCATCAAGTTCGATGCCATCATGCAGGCGGCCTCGCTGATTTTTATGATCATCTGGGCCAGCTTTAGCCCAACGATTTGGGCGCTGGTGGGCGGCAACCTGGTAGCAGCAGCCCTGCGAACAGCCCGCAGCTTTTGGCTGATTCCGGGCTATCGCAACCAGTTGTGCTGGGAAAAAGAATCGCTGCGAGATTTATTCAGCTTTGGCCGCTGGATCTTTATCTCTACCGCGCTGACGTTTTTGGCGACCCAGGCCGACCGCTTGATTCTCGGCAAATACATCTCCATCACGATGCTGGGGATTTACACCATCGCCTTCACGCTGTCGGACATTCCCCGGCAGGTGATTGGCGCATTGGGAACCAAGGTGATTTTTCCGGTGGTGTCGCGCACGGCAGATCTGCCCCGGCCTGAATTGCGGGCCAAGATTTTGAAAAAGCGCTGGCTATTGCTGATGGGGTCGGCGCTGCTGCTGTCGGGCGTGGTCGGCTTTGGCGATTTATTCATCCTGATGCTGTACGACAACCGCTATCGGGATGCCGCGTGGATGGTGCCTGTGATGTCTTTTGGGCTATGGCACACGCTGCTGTATAGCACGATGAACCCCTGTCTGCTGAGTGTGGGTAAGTCGGTCTACGGCGCTTGGGGAAACCTGCTGCGGTTTGGGGCGATCGCCCTTGGCATTCCGCTGGGGTTCGATATGGCGGGGCTGTGGGGTGGCGTGCTGGCCATCACCTTTAGCGACTTGCCGATGTATGGCGTGGTGCTATACGGGCTGGAAAAAGAGCGGCTGGGCTGCTGGCGACAGGATGTGCAGGCGACGGCCGTGTTTTTGGGACTGCTGGCGGCGGTGTTGGGGCTGCGGCTGGCGCTGGGCTGGGGGCTGCCCGCCTTTGGCGGATCGGTGTAA